The following coding sequences are from one Diabrotica virgifera virgifera chromosome 2, PGI_DIABVI_V3a window:
- the LOC114338715 gene encoding hydroxyacyl-thioester dehydratase type 2, mitochondrial isoform X2, with translation MATLITRRLSNTISKLKSFKIGDEVTICRNITKEDIDNFTLLSGDTNPIHSTDGQGLGVVHGAFLNCIVSSVMGTRLPGPGTIVVHQDLNFPNKCYIGETVHVSVKLVEDRKIMKVDFKCDVVERQKTVLYGSAKLLMSKPIK, from the coding sequence GCAACGCTCATTACACGAAGACTCTCGAACACCATATCAAAATTAAAAAGCTTTAAAATTGGTGATGAAGTAACAATTTGTAGAAATATTACAAAGGAAGATATAGACAATTTTACACTTCTTAGTGGAGATACAAACCCCATACACTCTACTGATGGACAAGGTTTAGGTGTAGTACATGGAgcatttttaaattgtattgtgTCTAGTGTTATGGGAACTCGGTTACCCGGTCCTGGAACAATTGTGGTTCACCAAGATCTGAATTTTCCTAATAAATGTTACATCGGTGAAACCGTTCATGTTAGTGTTAAATTAGTCGAGGACAGGAAAATAATGAAAGTTGATTTTAAGTGTGATGTTGTAGAAAGACAAAAGACTGTTTTATATGGTTCTGCCAAACTTTTGATGAGTAAGCCAATAAAGTAA